One Polaribacter sp. KT25b DNA segment encodes these proteins:
- a CDS encoding T9SS type A sorting domain-containing protein, translated as MNKKLLLPFIAIIVICVFYVKKQNENNESFIITPEGKLKLKSKPENARQLYSIEREKFEFDMQKNPLTGLVPKDEKTKEYETSLKLKQQKSYQKSASMSFTSRGPSNLGGRTRAFAVDISDPTSNTMLSGGVSSGLFRTTDGGASWVKVTSEGEINNVTAIAQDPRVGFQNIWYYATGEFSGNSAALGSFYFGHGIYKSIDSGLTWTKLSGTDSDQTIYDSYFDLTNKLAVSPITGDLFIAVLNRVYRYDGASFTLEIEDTSDGNDWTDVVVTNSGKVYVAIDGSSTGENGVWESPTGNGSWTQIAQNGIPNGWAATGRMVLAKAPSNDAIIYALFMNDDAAVITAGLWQYNSTANTWTNYTSKLPDEAGGDLAGNDPFDAQGGYDLVVSVKPDNENFVAIGGTNAYKIEDITTDTMFVRIGGYADNFSYAQYSVGGVTHHSDIHVLEFDPNNNSVLFSGTDGGIHKTIDVTADIIPWISLNNNYITYQYYHVALDPLTGSNIVIGGAQDNGTTLGGTDSGLSNNTIMNSIAGGDGVAVGIARRSTKQQANVYTQLYFGTQQGSIYSNYQGSTSEITPTDAPSGNDAQFVTYFYLDPDNNDNLYYAANDELYRTSNATSVTSETWISANTLATNENIRTMATTRGAYNAATSFLLIGGSSGGVFKVDNPKSVTNISLAKNITPSGASTSSGTIVSDIAIHPTNSDIVLVVYSNYGVSNIFLTTNATDPLPTWTLVERNLSAHSIRSTEITQVGSEIIYFVGTARGLYSSTDPTTKDWELEGANTIGLSLISGLVYRPSDNKLLIGTHGNGMFETTVEGTLSTNDFNKDKIDVSFYPNPAQNELNIQSSTIDLSNNVSYYISDITGKRVKKGVVTDKKINVQNLNSGVYLINLNIEGKKQGFKFIKN; from the coding sequence ATGAATAAAAAATTACTACTTCCTTTTATTGCAATAATCGTTATTTGTGTTTTTTATGTTAAAAAACAAAATGAAAATAACGAATCCTTTATCATAACGCCAGAGGGTAAATTAAAACTTAAGTCAAAGCCAGAAAATGCTAGACAACTTTATTCTATTGAAAGAGAAAAGTTTGAGTTTGATATGCAAAAAAATCCTCTAACAGGGTTAGTGCCTAAAGATGAGAAAACAAAAGAATATGAAACATCCTTAAAACTAAAACAACAAAAAAGTTATCAAAAAAGTGCTTCTATGTCATTTACGTCAAGAGGTCCATCAAACTTAGGAGGAAGAACAAGGGCTTTTGCTGTTGATATCTCTGATCCTACGAGTAACACTATGCTTTCTGGTGGAGTTAGTAGTGGTTTGTTTAGAACTACAGATGGTGGCGCAAGTTGGGTAAAAGTAACATCAGAAGGAGAAATAAATAATGTTACCGCTATAGCACAAGATCCAAGAGTTGGTTTTCAAAATATATGGTATTATGCTACAGGAGAATTCTCTGGAAATAGTGCCGCTTTAGGAAGCTTCTATTTTGGTCATGGTATTTATAAATCTATTGATAGTGGATTAACTTGGACTAAATTATCAGGCACAGACTCTGATCAAACTATTTATGATAGTTATTTTGATCTTACTAATAAATTAGCAGTAAGTCCTATTACTGGAGATCTTTTTATAGCCGTTTTAAATAGAGTTTATAGATATGATGGAGCGAGTTTTACATTAGAAATTGAAGACACTTCTGATGGTAATGATTGGACAGATGTTGTAGTTACAAATTCTGGAAAAGTATATGTAGCTATCGATGGTTCTAGTACAGGAGAAAATGGAGTTTGGGAATCACCAACAGGAAATGGTTCGTGGACACAAATTGCCCAAAACGGAATACCAAATGGTTGGGCTGCAACCGGTAGAATGGTGTTAGCAAAAGCACCATCTAACGATGCAATAATTTATGCACTTTTTATGAATGATGATGCGGCGGTAATAACAGCAGGTTTGTGGCAATATAATTCTACTGCAAATACTTGGACAAATTATACTTCTAAATTACCAGATGAAGCAGGAGGAGATTTAGCAGGAAATGATCCTTTTGATGCGCAAGGTGGTTACGATCTTGTGGTTTCTGTGAAGCCAGATAACGAAAATTTTGTTGCTATTGGAGGAACAAATGCATACAAAATAGAAGATATAACAACAGATACAATGTTTGTTAGAATTGGCGGTTATGCAGATAACTTTAGTTACGCTCAATATAGTGTAGGCGGTGTTACACATCACTCAGATATTCATGTTTTAGAATTTGATCCAAATAATAATAGTGTTTTATTTAGTGGTACAGATGGTGGTATTCATAAAACAATAGATGTAACTGCGGATATTATTCCATGGATAAGTTTAAATAATAATTACATTACGTATCAATATTATCATGTTGCTTTAGACCCTTTAACTGGTAGTAATATTGTAATTGGTGGAGCCCAAGATAACGGAACTACTCTAGGAGGTACAGATTCTGGTTTATCGAATAATACAATAATGAATTCTATTGCTGGTGGAGATGGTGTTGCTGTTGGTATTGCTAGAAGAAGTACTAAACAACAAGCAAACGTGTATACACAATTGTACTTTGGTACTCAACAAGGTTCAATTTATAGTAATTATCAAGGTTCTACTTCAGAGATTACACCAACCGATGCTCCTAGTGGAAATGATGCACAATTTGTTACTTATTTTTACTTAGATCCAGATAATAATGATAATCTATATTATGCTGCAAACGATGAGTTATATAGAACGAGTAATGCAACATCTGTTACTTCAGAAACTTGGATAAGTGCAAATACATTAGCAACAAATGAAAATATTCGAACCATGGCAACTACTAGAGGGGCTTATAATGCTGCAACAAGTTTCTTGTTAATAGGAGGTAGTAGTGGTGGAGTTTTTAAAGTAGATAATCCAAAAAGTGTTACAAATATTAGTTTAGCTAAAAATATTACTCCTTCAGGAGCCTCAACTTCTTCAGGAACAATTGTTAGTGATATTGCTATACATCCTACAAATTCGGATATAGTTTTAGTTGTATATTCAAATTATGGTGTTTCAAATATATTTTTAACAACCAATGCTACTGATCCTTTACCAACATGGACTTTAGTTGAAAGAAATCTATCTGCGCACTCAATTCGTTCAACAGAAATAACTCAAGTAGGTTCTGAGATTATATATTTTGTAGGAACTGCAAGAGGTTTATACAGTTCAACAGATCCTACAACTAAAGATTGGGAATTAGAAGGAGCAAATACTATAGGCCTTTCTTTAATAAGTGGGTTAGTATATAGACCATCAGACAATAAATTATTGATAGGTACTCATGGTAATGGAATGTTTGAAACTACTGTAGAAGGTACTCTTTCTACAAATGATTTTAATAAAGATAAAATTGATGTATCTTTTTATCCAAATCCTGCTCAAAACGAATTAAATATACAAAGTAGTACAATTGATTTAAGTAATAATGTAAGTTATTATATTTCTGATATTACAGGGAAAAGGGTAAAAAAAGGAGTTGTAACTGATAAAAAGATTAATGTTCAGAACTTAAATTCTGGAGTATATCTTATTAATTTAAATATTGAAGGTAAAAAACAAGGTTTTAAGTTTATAAAAAATTAA
- a CDS encoding deoxyguanosinetriphosphate triphosphohydrolase: MNWEQLLSLKRFGDTQKRPRIAQDETRLGFEVDFDRIIFSSAFRSLQDKTQVIPLSETDFVHTRLTHSLEVSVVGRTLGRRVGKVLLERHPELIELGYTFNDFGAIVAAASVTHDIGNPPFGHSGEKAIGEYFKSGKGAKYKDQLSAKEYQDLIDFEGNANGFKILTESREGVFGGLRLSYATLGAFLKYPKESLPKKPTKHIVDKKYGVFQSEKTEFLDVAQELGLLQKSTENISFYRHPLAYLVEAADDICYTIIDFEDGINLGLIEEEFALEYMIKLVKDTIDIKKYHSLQHKKDRVSYLRALAIGVLINEAVAIFLANETQILEGTFEKSLLDKCKYEAQINDIIKISVDKIYKSKEVVEKEVAGYRIIGDLLDVFVTALNNKFDENTSNYDRLVLNLLPEEYQIESNSVYNRIMLVCSYVAGMSDSYAIRMHKKIMGNIV; encoded by the coding sequence ATGAACTGGGAACAATTACTTTCTCTAAAACGTTTTGGAGATACACAAAAACGACCAAGAATTGCACAAGATGAAACTCGTTTGGGTTTTGAAGTAGATTTTGATAGAATTATATTTTCATCAGCATTTAGAAGTTTACAAGACAAAACACAAGTAATTCCGTTATCGGAAACCGATTTTGTGCACACTCGTTTAACACACAGTTTAGAGGTTTCTGTTGTGGGTAGAACTTTGGGTAGAAGAGTGGGGAAGGTGTTGTTAGAACGTCATCCAGAATTAATAGAATTAGGATATACTTTTAACGATTTTGGAGCTATTGTTGCAGCAGCTTCTGTAACACATGATATTGGAAATCCGCCTTTTGGACATTCTGGTGAAAAGGCAATTGGCGAGTATTTTAAATCTGGAAAAGGAGCAAAATACAAAGACCAATTATCAGCAAAAGAATATCAAGATTTAATAGATTTTGAAGGAAATGCAAACGGATTTAAAATTCTTACAGAATCTAGAGAAGGTGTTTTTGGCGGATTAAGATTGAGTTATGCAACTTTAGGAGCGTTTTTAAAATATCCAAAAGAAAGTTTACCAAAAAAGCCAACCAAACATATTGTTGATAAAAAATATGGAGTTTTCCAATCAGAAAAAACAGAATTTTTAGATGTTGCTCAAGAGTTAGGTTTGTTGCAAAAATCGACAGAAAATATTTCTTTTTATAGACATCCGTTAGCTTATTTAGTAGAGGCTGCAGATGATATTTGTTACACAATTATTGATTTTGAAGACGGAATTAATTTAGGCTTAATTGAAGAAGAATTTGCTTTAGAATACATGATAAAGTTGGTTAAAGATACCATTGATATTAAAAAATATCATTCTTTACAACATAAAAAAGATAGAGTAAGTTATTTACGAGCATTGGCAATTGGCGTTTTAATTAATGAAGCTGTAGCTATTTTTCTTGCAAATGAAACACAAATTCTAGAAGGAACTTTTGAGAAATCCTTACTAGATAAATGTAAGTATGAAGCACAAATTAACGACATTATAAAAATTAGTGTAGATAAAATTTACAAAAGCAAAGAAGTGGTAGAAAAAGAAGTTGCTGGTTACAGAATTATTGGCGATTTATTAGATGTTTTTGTAACAGCTTTAAATAATAAGTTTGATGAAAATACATCTAATTATGACAGGTTAGTTTTAAATTTATTACCAGAAGAATATCAGATAGAAAGCAATAGTGTATACAACAGAATTATGCTAGTTTGTAGTTATGTTGCAGGTATGTCTGATAGTTATGCAATAAGAATGCATAAAAAAATAATGGGGAATATTGTCTAA
- a CDS encoding Na/Pi cotransporter family protein, translating to MIKKIVFISFLAILAVILFFNPNLKTIAAGVAVLLFGMGMLEEGFKVFTKGPLQNILKKSTDKLYKSITAGAVVTALIQSSSLVSVITISFISAGLLSLSGGLGLMFGANIGSTATAWLVAGFGLKIDISALAMPMIIFGLIFTFQKKESLKGTGNVLAGLGFFFLGIYFMKAGFDVFSTQINLTEYAVSGFKGVLIYTGIGVVLTVVLQSSAASLVLVLTALAAGQIEYENALALAIGANIGTTITAVLGALNSNIAGKRLAAAHLIFNVLTGVVALSLIYPLAKLVNNIADFVHIKQTDYTLKLALFHTIFNVLGVVIMVPFIKKLEIFLLKLFKENIDKDVDKPKYLNEAILKFPGTLISSLLKESKDLYKNTIFEIVAHSLNIHRNAITSDEKIKKIVQNSNEQMNVDIDQLYYNKVKNIYGQIISFAAKGQQNLKFTNAQNKQLTQIKVANRTMVQIVKDTKELSKNVAIFSNSDNEHIKKEYDKFRKKVIKVLRVIYLFRTNDKKEEHYQELLKLKKSAKKAVNSDNKSIDKLIRKNLITIDMASSLVNDNVNVNDLVGNLIQVAELLYSEKDAILDNDNK from the coding sequence ATGATTAAAAAAATAGTCTTTATTTCTTTTTTAGCGATTTTAGCTGTAATTCTATTTTTTAATCCGAATCTTAAAACAATAGCAGCAGGAGTTGCAGTGCTGTTATTTGGAATGGGAATGTTAGAAGAAGGATTTAAAGTATTTACGAAAGGGCCGCTTCAAAATATTTTAAAAAAGTCAACAGATAAATTATATAAAAGTATTACGGCAGGTGCTGTTGTTACAGCTTTAATACAATCTAGTTCTCTAGTTTCTGTAATTACAATTTCTTTTATAAGTGCAGGTTTGTTAAGCCTTTCTGGAGGTTTAGGCTTAATGTTTGGCGCCAATATTGGTAGCACAGCAACCGCTTGGTTAGTTGCAGGTTTCGGATTAAAAATTGATATTTCTGCTTTGGCAATGCCAATGATTATTTTTGGATTAATTTTTACTTTTCAAAAAAAAGAAAGCTTAAAAGGAACAGGAAATGTTTTAGCAGGATTAGGTTTTTTCTTTTTGGGAATTTATTTTATGAAAGCAGGATTTGATGTTTTTAGTACACAAATTAATTTAACAGAATACGCTGTTTCTGGTTTTAAAGGAGTTTTAATATATACAGGTATTGGCGTTGTACTTACAGTAGTTTTACAATCTAGCGCAGCTTCATTAGTATTGGTTTTAACTGCGTTAGCGGCAGGGCAAATTGAATATGAGAACGCGTTGGCGCTGGCTATTGGTGCAAATATTGGTACAACTATTACTGCGGTTTTAGGTGCTTTAAATTCTAATATAGCCGGAAAAAGATTGGCAGCTGCACATTTAATTTTTAATGTTCTTACAGGTGTTGTGGCTTTATCCTTAATTTATCCTTTGGCAAAATTAGTTAATAATATTGCTGATTTTGTACATATTAAACAAACAGATTATACTTTAAAATTGGCATTGTTTCATACCATATTTAATGTTCTTGGTGTTGTTATTATGGTTCCGTTTATTAAAAAATTAGAGATATTTTTATTAAAATTATTCAAAGAAAATATAGATAAAGATGTTGATAAACCTAAATATTTAAATGAAGCAATTTTAAAATTTCCAGGAACACTTATTTCATCACTTTTAAAAGAATCGAAAGATTTGTACAAAAACACCATTTTTGAAATTGTTGCGCATTCATTAAATATCCATAGAAATGCAATTACATCTGATGAAAAAATTAAAAAGATTGTTCAGAATTCTAATGAACAAATGAATGTAGATATAGATCAATTATACTATAATAAAGTAAAAAATATCTACGGACAAATTATTAGTTTTGCGGCTAAAGGTCAACAAAATTTAAAATTTACCAATGCTCAAAATAAACAACTTACTCAAATTAAAGTTGCAAATAGAACCATGGTTCAAATTGTAAAAGACACCAAAGAGCTATCTAAAAATGTTGCTATTTTTTCTAATTCTGATAATGAGCATATTAAAAAAGAATATGATAAATTTAGAAAAAAAGTAATTAAAGTTCTTAGAGTTATTTATTTGTTTAGAACAAACGACAAAAAGGAAGAACATTATCAAGAGTTATTAAAGCTAAAAAAGAGTGCTAAAAAAGCTGTTAATTCTGATAATAAATCGATTGATAAATTGATACGGAAAAATCTAATTACAATAGATATGGCGTCTTCTTTGGTAAATGATAATGTAAACGTAAATGATTTAGTAGGAAATTTAATTCAGGTAGCTGAATTATTATATTCAGAAAAAGATGCAATTTTAGATAATGATAACAAATAA
- a CDS encoding ribonucleoside-diphosphate reductase subunit alpha, translating to MYVVKRDGKKEPVMFDKITARVKKMCYGLNKIVDPVKVAMRVIEGLYDGVTTSELDNLAAETAATMTTAHPDYAKLAARIAVSNLHKNTKKSFSETMDDLYYYVNPRTEKKAPLLADDVYKIIKDNAAKLDSTIIYNRDFNYDYFGFKTLERSYLLKLNGQIAERPQHMLMRVSIGIHKNDIDEAIATYELMSKKYFTHATPTLFNAGTPKPQMSSCFLLQMQDDSIEGIYDTLKQTAKISQSAGGIGLSLHNIRATGSYIAGTNGTSNGIVPMLKVFNDTARYVDQGGGKRKGSFAMYLEPWHADIFAFLDLKKNHGKEEMRARDLFYAMWISDLFMKRVEEDANWTLMCPHECPHLYDTYGEEFERLYTSYEVAGKGRKTIKARELWEKILESQIETGTPYMLYKDAANRKSNQKNLGTIRSSNLCTEIMEYTAKDEVAVCNLASIALPMFVSEKENGEKFFNHKKLYDVTKKVTRNLDTVIDANFYPVIEAENSNFRHRPVGLGIQGLADTFINLRLPFTSDEAKKLNQEIFETMYFAAVTSSMEIAKAKEPYSTFKGSPMAQGEFQFNMWGIKDDELSGNWDWAKLRKQVMKHGVRNSLLMAPMPTASTSQILGNNEAFEPYTSNIYTRRVLSGEFIVVNKHLLEDLVELDLWDNDMKENIMRANGSIQHIPEIPADLRELYKTVWEMSMKDIIDMARHRGYFIDQSQSLNLFMKDPDFGKLTSMHFYGWKSGLKTGMYYLRTKSAVNATQFTVSKEKKVEEIVEDKPMSPAEFKAMVDASKNGAPDDDCLMCGS from the coding sequence ATGTACGTAGTAAAAAGAGATGGCAAAAAAGAACCAGTGATGTTCGATAAAATCACTGCAAGAGTAAAAAAGATGTGTTATGGATTAAATAAAATTGTTGATCCTGTAAAAGTAGCAATGCGTGTAATTGAAGGTTTATATGATGGTGTAACTACTTCAGAACTTGATAATTTAGCAGCAGAAACAGCCGCAACAATGACAACTGCTCATCCAGATTATGCAAAATTAGCAGCAAGAATAGCCGTTTCTAACTTACATAAAAACACCAAAAAATCATTCTCAGAAACAATGGATGATTTATATTATTATGTTAATCCACGTACAGAAAAGAAAGCGCCATTGTTGGCAGATGATGTGTATAAAATCATTAAAGACAATGCTGCAAAATTAGATTCTACTATTATTTATAATAGAGATTTTAACTACGATTATTTTGGTTTTAAAACTTTAGAACGTTCTTATTTATTAAAATTGAACGGTCAAATTGCAGAACGTCCACAACACATGTTAATGCGTGTTTCTATTGGTATTCATAAAAATGATATTGATGAAGCAATTGCAACTTATGAGTTAATGAGTAAAAAATATTTTACACATGCAACTCCTACTTTATTTAATGCGGGTACGCCAAAACCACAAATGTCTTCTTGTTTTTTATTACAAATGCAAGACGATAGTATTGAAGGAATTTACGATACTTTAAAACAAACTGCAAAAATATCGCAATCTGCTGGTGGTATTGGTTTGTCTTTACATAATATTAGAGCAACAGGAAGTTATATTGCAGGAACAAATGGAACATCCAACGGAATTGTGCCAATGTTAAAAGTATTTAATGATACCGCACGTTATGTAGATCAAGGAGGAGGAAAACGTAAAGGTTCTTTTGCAATGTATTTAGAGCCTTGGCATGCAGATATTTTCGCTTTTTTAGATTTAAAGAAAAATCACGGAAAAGAAGAAATGCGCGCAAGAGATTTATTTTATGCAATGTGGATTTCAGATTTATTTATGAAACGTGTAGAAGAAGATGCAAACTGGACTTTAATGTGTCCTCATGAATGTCCTCATTTATATGATACGTATGGCGAAGAATTTGAACGTTTATATACAAGTTATGAAGTTGCTGGAAAAGGAAGGAAAACAATTAAAGCACGAGAATTATGGGAGAAAATCTTAGAATCTCAAATTGAGACAGGAACTCCTTATATGTTATATAAAGATGCTGCAAATAGAAAATCTAATCAGAAAAATTTAGGTACAATTCGTTCATCAAACTTATGTACAGAAATTATGGAATACACAGCAAAAGATGAAGTTGCTGTTTGTAATTTAGCATCTATTGCATTGCCAATGTTTGTTTCTGAAAAAGAAAATGGAGAGAAATTCTTTAATCACAAAAAATTATATGATGTTACTAAAAAAGTAACTCGTAATTTAGATACCGTAATTGATGCCAATTTTTACCCAGTAATTGAAGCAGAAAACTCAAACTTTAGACACAGACCTGTAGGTTTAGGAATTCAAGGTTTAGCAGATACTTTTATTAATTTACGTTTGCCTTTTACTTCTGATGAAGCTAAAAAACTAAATCAAGAAATATTTGAAACAATGTATTTTGCTGCTGTAACTTCTTCAATGGAAATAGCAAAAGCAAAAGAACCATATTCTACATTTAAAGGTTCGCCAATGGCGCAAGGAGAGTTCCAATTTAACATGTGGGGAATTAAAGATGATGAATTAAGTGGAAATTGGGATTGGGCTAAATTGCGTAAACAAGTAATGAAACATGGTGTAAGAAACTCATTATTAATGGCGCCAATGCCAACTGCATCAACGTCACAAATTTTAGGAAATAATGAAGCTTTTGAGCCTTATACTTCTAATATCTATACGCGTAGAGTTTTATCCGGAGAATTTATTGTTGTAAACAAACATTTACTAGAAGATTTAGTAGAATTAGATTTGTGGGATAATGATATGAAAGAAAACATTATGCGTGCAAATGGTTCTATTCAACATATACCTGAAATTCCTGCGGATTTAAGAGAATTGTATAAAACAGTTTGGGAAATGAGCATGAAAGATATTATAGATATGGCGCGCCATAGAGGATATTTTATAGATCAATCTCAGTCTTTAAACTTGTTTATGAAAGATCCAGATTTTGGTAAATTAACTTCAATGCATTTCTACGGATGGAAATCTGGTTTAAAAACAGGAATGTATTATTTAAGAACAAAATCTGCAGTAAATGCAACGCAGTTTACAGTTTCTAAAGAAAAGAAAGTAGAAGAAATTGTTGAAGATAAACCAATGAGTCCGGCAGAATTTAAAGCAATGGTTGATGCTTCTAAAAATGGAGCGCCAGATGATGATTGCTTAATGTGTGGTTCTTAA